A window of the Hordeum vulgare subsp. vulgare chromosome 5H, MorexV3_pseudomolecules_assembly, whole genome shotgun sequence genome harbors these coding sequences:
- the LOC123396936 gene encoding heavy metal-associated isoprenylated plant protein 43-like isoform X1 translates to MSSKKIVIRADLIGKKCTSGILSIVSKLEGIKSMVVDEDKCTLTVVGTVDPVCVVHQLRKSCFAASIVSVEDDKPKEKKSPCQEACEKAWKDRYEKVCKEKCEKACKEPCCDDCGGKGTPYGGYGYRCTRGCYSSPCGLPSCHYYSNGYGYAYGVRAPHLGYTWYE, encoded by the exons ATGTCTTCCAAG AAGATTGTGATCAGAGCCGATCTCATCGGCAAGAAGTGCACGAGTGGGatcctctcaattgtttccaAGCTCGAGG GGATCAAGTCCATGGTCGTGGACGAGGACAAATGCACGCTGACGGTGGTCGGCACCGTGGACCCGGTGTGCGTCGTGCACCAGCTGAGGAAGTCGTGCTTCGCCGCGTCCATCGTCAGCGTGGAGgacgacaagcccaaggagaagaagaGCCCCTGTCAGGAGGCCTGCGAGAAGGCCTGGAAGGACAGGTACGAGAAGGTCTGCAAGGAGAAGTGCGAGAAGGCTTGCAAGGAGCCATGCTGCGACGACTGCGGCGGGAAGGGAACTCCGTATGGCGGCTACGGGTACCGCTGCACGCGGGGCTGCTACTCCAGCCCCTGCGGCCTCCCCAGCTGCCACTATTACAGCAacggctacggctacgcctacggCGTGCGCGCGCCGCACCTGGGATACACCTGGTACGAGTAG
- the LOC123396936 gene encoding heavy metal-associated isoprenylated plant protein 43-like isoform X2 — MSSKIVIRADLIGKKCTSGILSIVSKLEGIKSMVVDEDKCTLTVVGTVDPVCVVHQLRKSCFAASIVSVEDDKPKEKKSPCQEACEKAWKDRYEKVCKEKCEKACKEPCCDDCGGKGTPYGGYGYRCTRGCYSSPCGLPSCHYYSNGYGYAYGVRAPHLGYTWYE, encoded by the exons ATGTCTTCCAAG ATTGTGATCAGAGCCGATCTCATCGGCAAGAAGTGCACGAGTGGGatcctctcaattgtttccaAGCTCGAGG GGATCAAGTCCATGGTCGTGGACGAGGACAAATGCACGCTGACGGTGGTCGGCACCGTGGACCCGGTGTGCGTCGTGCACCAGCTGAGGAAGTCGTGCTTCGCCGCGTCCATCGTCAGCGTGGAGgacgacaagcccaaggagaagaagaGCCCCTGTCAGGAGGCCTGCGAGAAGGCCTGGAAGGACAGGTACGAGAAGGTCTGCAAGGAGAAGTGCGAGAAGGCTTGCAAGGAGCCATGCTGCGACGACTGCGGCGGGAAGGGAACTCCGTATGGCGGCTACGGGTACCGCTGCACGCGGGGCTGCTACTCCAGCCCCTGCGGCCTCCCCAGCTGCCACTATTACAGCAacggctacggctacgcctacggCGTGCGCGCGCCGCACCTGGGATACACCTGGTACGAGTAG